One Clostridiales bacterium genomic region harbors:
- a CDS encoding HDIG domain-containing protein: MERDAALALVRERVPNANLVNHCVAAEIIMEAIARHFGLSDEDVAKWGLAGLLHDLDYADTAEDPARHARIAADELSGVVDAEVVHAILAHAGHVPCETRMDRALYAADPLTGFIVAAALVRPDKSLAGVELRSLKKRWNERAFARGACRDQMDTCESLGIERDEFLGIALHAMRERAHEIGL; this comes from the coding sequence GTGGAGCGTGACGCCGCACTCGCTCTTGTACGCGAGCGTGTACCCAACGCGAACCTCGTCAACCACTGTGTCGCCGCCGAGATCATCATGGAGGCGATCGCCCGTCACTTCGGCTTGTCCGATGAGGACGTCGCGAAGTGGGGGCTCGCGGGGCTCTTGCACGACCTCGACTACGCCGACACGGCCGAGGACCCCGCCCGTCATGCGCGCATCGCCGCAGACGAGCTTTCCGGAGTAGTGGACGCCGAGGTCGTCCACGCCATCTTGGCGCACGCGGGTCACGTGCCGTGCGAGACCAGGATGGATCGCGCCCTCTACGCCGCCGACCCGCTCACCGGCTTCATAGTTGCCGCCGCGCTTGTGCGGCCTGACAAGTCGCTTGCTGGCGTTGAGCTGCGCTCTCTTAAGAAGCGCTGGAACGAGCGGGCGTTCGCACGCGGCGCGTGCCGCGATCAGATGGATACGTGCGAGTCTCTCGGCATTGAGCGCGACGAGTTTCTCGGCATTGCGTTGCACGCGATGCGGGAGCGGGCGCATGAGATCGGCTTGTAG
- a CDS encoding STAS domain-containing protein, with the protein MSLQIDLDQNPSHWVLRLTGDLDYGECAAFRMYIDRVLKSSPPATVVDLADLEYLDSSGLGLLLSLSKEYGASGGRLVLVTNETVDNILSLTRLNGIFSTASTMEEAIASIGGEHTSA; encoded by the coding sequence ATGTCTCTGCAGATCGACCTCGACCAGAATCCGAGTCACTGGGTGCTCCGGTTGACCGGCGACCTTGACTACGGTGAGTGTGCCGCATTCCGGATGTACATCGACAGAGTACTGAAATCATCACCGCCGGCCACCGTGGTCGACCTCGCGGATCTCGAATACCTCGACAGTTCCGGGCTCGGATTACTGCTCAGTCTCTCCAAAGAATACGGGGCGTCTGGCGGCAGACTCGTGCTCGTGACCAACGAGACGGTGGACAACATCTTGTCGCTCACGCGATTGAACGGCATCTTCTCGACCGCATCGACGATGGAAGAAGCAATCGCGTCGATCGGGGGCGAGCACACGAGTGCGTAA
- a CDS encoding STAS domain-containing protein, giving the protein MELDIRIERHDAGCTITLGGEVDVYTAPRLKDVLVEQLESGCTDIIVDFDGVGFIDSSGLGVLVGALRRAKENGGSVRLVCSRDNILKIFRITGLDKVFPIFAEPGEARQF; this is encoded by the coding sequence ATGGAACTCGACATCCGTATCGAGCGTCATGACGCAGGATGCACTATCACGCTCGGCGGTGAAGTCGATGTCTACACCGCTCCCAGGCTCAAAGACGTGCTCGTGGAGCAACTCGAGTCTGGGTGCACCGACATTATCGTAGACTTCGACGGCGTGGGTTTCATCGACAGCTCGGGTCTTGGGGTGCTAGTGGGGGCATTGCGCAGGGCCAAGGAAAATGGCGGCTCGGTGCGTCTCGTGTGTAGCCGGGACAACATCCTCAAGATCTTCCGTATCACCGGACTCGACAAGGTCTTCCCGATCTTCGCCGAGCCCGGAGAGGCGCGCCAGTTCTGA
- a CDS encoding twin-arginine translocase TatA/TatE family subunit, whose protein sequence is MSGTELFVIVVFVLLIFGPDKLPGFGRTVGQIMREFKRAQSDMEAIIKAEMLTAEKKQDPAWSPEGDEEGDDEEGLKEDPASAEEAGGWVPGSDERAAPDAPDAPAEEEESSPDGDRKEDEEAR, encoded by the coding sequence ATCAGCGGCACTGAATTGTTTGTCATCGTGGTGTTTGTCCTCCTGATCTTCGGGCCGGACAAACTGCCTGGCTTTGGCCGTACGGTCGGCCAGATCATGCGTGAGTTCAAGCGCGCGCAAAGCGACATGGAAGCGATCATCAAGGCCGAGATGCTCACCGCCGAGAAGAAGCAGGACCCCGCGTGGAGCCCTGAGGGTGACGAGGAGGGTGACGACGAGGAGGGCCTGAAGGAGGACCCCGCGAGCGCCGAGGAGGCGGGCGGGTGGGTGCCTGGGTCTGACGAGCGCGCGGCCCCCGACGCCCCCGACGCCCCCGCCGAGGAAGAGGAATCCTCACCGGACGGAGATCGGAAGGAGGACGAGGAGGCGCGCTGA
- the hypB gene encoding hydrogenase nickel incorporation protein HypB, translating into MKIDVNAPVLDKNVRLAAENRERFDAAGVFVLDLLASPGAGKTSTILATIAALRDRYRIAVIEGDIASSVDADKIKAHGVPAVQINTGGACHLESDMIRRAIDTLDLAAIDLLIIENVGNLVCPTEFDLGEDAKVMILSVPEGHDKPYKYPNIFARAEAVILNKYDTLHVFDFDESEFREVVSRINASAPVFPISATKGEGVDEWARWLTERIESARAMRVASGSAGAEARSASGA; encoded by the coding sequence GTGAAGATCGACGTGAACGCTCCGGTCCTCGACAAGAACGTGCGTCTCGCCGCCGAGAATCGCGAGAGGTTCGACGCCGCGGGAGTGTTCGTGCTCGACTTGCTCGCCTCGCCAGGTGCGGGCAAGACGTCGACCATCCTTGCGACGATCGCGGCGTTGCGCGACCGGTATCGGATCGCGGTGATCGAGGGCGACATCGCAAGTTCTGTCGACGCCGACAAGATCAAGGCCCACGGCGTGCCTGCGGTACAGATCAACACAGGGGGAGCGTGTCACCTCGAAAGCGACATGATTCGCAGGGCGATAGACACACTAGATCTCGCCGCAATCGACCTGCTCATCATCGAAAACGTTGGCAATCTCGTGTGCCCGACCGAGTTCGACCTTGGCGAAGATGCCAAAGTCATGATCCTCTCGGTGCCGGAGGGGCACGATAAGCCCTACAAGTATCCCAACATCTTCGCTCGCGCGGAGGCCGTCATCTTGAATAAGTACGACACGCTCCATGTGTTCGATTTCGACGAGTCCGAGTTCCGCGAGGTTGTGAGCCGCATCAATGCGTCGGCTCCGGTCTTCCCGATCTCGGCGACCAAAGGCGAGGGCGTCGATGAGTGGGCGCGCTGGCTTACGGAGCGCATCGAGAGCGCACGGGCGATGCGAGTCGCGTCCGGCTCGGCGGGCGCTGAAGCGAGGTCAGCCAGTGGAGCGTGA
- the hypA gene encoding hydrogenase maturation nickel metallochaperone HypA yields the protein MHEMGIVSGILEASTAAARREGALSIREIHVRVGDLTEIVDEAMRFAFEALTPGTLAEGAQLVIERVAAVSRCAECSAEFSHGRFDIVCPQCEGFICEMLHGRELEVSHIEVALPGEEDKP from the coding sequence GTGCACGAGATGGGCATCGTGAGCGGTATCCTCGAAGCGTCGACCGCCGCCGCCCGGCGCGAGGGGGCGTTGAGCATCCGGGAGATCCACGTGCGGGTGGGGGACCTGACCGAGATTGTCGATGAGGCGATGCGGTTCGCGTTCGAGGCGCTCACACCTGGCACGCTCGCCGAAGGCGCCCAGCTCGTCATCGAGCGGGTTGCGGCTGTTTCAAGGTGCGCCGAGTGTTCAGCGGAGTTCTCGCACGGTCGCTTCGACATCGTGTGTCCGCAGTGCGAAGGGTTCATCTGCGAGATGCTCCACGGACGCGAGCTCGAAGTTTCTCACATCGAAGTGGCTTTGCCCGGCGAGGAGGACAAGCCGTGA
- the tatC gene encoding twin-arginine translocase subunit TatC, producing the protein MEHLRELRRRLTIIAIVVFAGSVGMYFPAPFFYNLTMAPIIHIFGDQQLILLNPFETFTLRFKVALYATLVIGSPIIIWQVMAFFLPALKPNERRWLLPTFFAMVTLFATGVYFAHQVILGTAFEWIVGQAWEGVTQMPEASTYFQGAILLLLGFGLAFQLPVVVFYLMLFNIVPYHKLRANWRVVYTLLIVVSAGATPDWSPVTMLALFGALVGLYELSMALARVTLAKRIAKRKAEGW; encoded by the coding sequence ATGGAACACTTGCGCGAGCTGCGCCGCCGGCTCACGATAATCGCTATCGTGGTGTTCGCCGGTTCGGTAGGGATGTATTTTCCGGCACCGTTCTTCTACAACCTCACGATGGCGCCGATCATCCACATCTTCGGCGACCAGCAGCTCATCTTGCTCAACCCGTTTGAGACGTTCACCTTGCGTTTCAAGGTCGCCCTCTACGCGACTCTCGTTATAGGCAGTCCAATCATCATCTGGCAGGTCATGGCGTTTTTCCTGCCAGCTCTCAAGCCCAATGAGCGCCGGTGGCTCCTCCCAACCTTCTTCGCGATGGTCACGCTTTTCGCTACTGGTGTGTACTTCGCCCACCAGGTGATTTTGGGCACTGCGTTTGAGTGGATCGTCGGGCAGGCGTGGGAGGGCGTCACGCAGATGCCGGAGGCGAGCACGTACTTCCAGGGGGCGATACTGCTTCTGCTCGGGTTCGGACTCGCGTTTCAGCTGCCGGTCGTGGTCTTCTACCTCATGCTGTTCAACATCGTGCCCTATCACAAGCTGCGTGCGAACTGGCGCGTCGTCTACACGCTCCTCATTGTCGTTTCGGCGGGTGCGACGCCAGATTGGTCGCCGGTCACGATGCTCGCGCTGTTTGGCGCACTTGTGGGTCTCTATGAGCTCAGCATGGCGCTCGCGCGGGTCACGCTCGCCAAACGGATAGCGAAGCGCAAAGCCGAGGGCTGGTAG